A stretch of the Perca fluviatilis chromosome 17, GENO_Pfluv_1.0, whole genome shotgun sequence genome encodes the following:
- the LOC120545273 gene encoding uncharacterized protein LOC120545273 has translation MATNTSSKYGNIISTSEVIQSGSPTLYQLTPKKEDIQPLRTKENLGSLTRMTLGEKDPNKINKTILLVGETGSGKSTLINALVNYAMGVEWEDDVWFKIVEEEKKSQPESQTSDVIVYQIFGFEDKPLPYSLTIIDTPGYDSTDGIKQDVNISQRLLDLFQSVDGVHEINAVGLVMTASENRLTDRLRYIFDSVMSLFGKDLEKNLVALITHSDGGTAENVLQALEDANVKCAKDKDGEPVHFMFNNHQKTKKTKKNNVALKAAWEMTMKHMGHFADFLTKQSHQSLMTTVEVMKSQIKLTACTNNLQEIIKEIDKKQTEIQQTQEALKKHEEEMKNNKNFTVEVDEPYRVKQRVVRESRWWAFGFNYGGAVCCTVCEENCHYPCTLALYPEHCEVMKDDRCTVCPGKCPASAHVKEEQCIDCEGECSDESRHVKTPWIYVAKTRRVQKTLEDVKDKYEQNKAESEQKLRFLETLKKNMAELQQEKDQLLDESFELVVQLEQVALNVNSVSTYVHMDFLIEKMKEKGDMEKEKKLEEMKSLMDKDKVIIAALRYKV, from the exons atggcaac AAATACATCATCCAAATATGGGAACATAATTTCCACAAGTGAAGTGATCCAATCAGGATCTCCCACTCTCTACCAGCTGACACCAAAGAAAGAAGACATTCAACCTCTGAGAACGAAAGAGAACCTTGGATCTCTGACAAGAATGACTCTTGGTGAAAAAGATCCAAACAAGATAAACAAAACCATCTTACTTGTTGGTGAAACAGGATCAGGAAAATCTACTCTGATCAACGCTCTGGTCAACTACGCCATGGGAGTGGAGTGGGAGGATGATGTCTGGTTTAAGATcgtagaggaggagaagaaaagtcAACCAGAAAGTCAGACATCAGATGTGATCGTGTACCAGATCTTTGGTTTTGAAGATAAACCTCTGCCCTACTCTCTGACCATCATCGATACTCCTGGATACGATAGCACTGATGGAATCAAACAAGATGTCAACATCAGTCAAAGATTATTAGACTTGTTCCAGTCAGTGGATGGAGTTCATGAGATTAATGCAGTGGGTCTGGTGATGACAGCGAGTGAGAATCGACTGACTGACCGACTGAGGTACATCTTTGATTCAGTGATGTCTCTGTTTGGAAAAGACCTGGAGAAGAACCTTGTCgctctcatcacacactcagatGGTGGGACAGCGGAAAATGTTCTACAAGCTCTCGAGGATGCAAACGTTAAATGTGCCAAAGACAAAGATGGGGAGCCTGTTCATTTTATGTTCAACAACCaccagaaaacaaagaaaacaaagaaaaataatgttgCTCTAAAAGCTGCATGGGAAATGACAATGAAACATATGGGTCATTTTGCTGATTTCCTGACCAAACAATCCCATCAGAGCCTGATGACAACTGTGGAAGTCATGAAATCCCAAATCAAACTGACAGCTTGCAccaacaacctgcaggagatAATCAAGGAGATTgataaaaaacagacagaaatccAACAGACTCAGGAAGCTctgaagaaacatgaagaagAGATGAAGAACAACAAGAACTTCACTGTAGAAGTTGATGAGCCCTACAGAGTTAAACAAAGAGTTGTTAGAGAGAGTAGGTGGTGGGCATTTGGGTTCAATTATGGAGGAGCTGTCTGCTGTACTGTCTGTGAGGAGAACTGTCACTATCCATGCACACTGGCCTTGTATCCAGAACACTGTGAGGTCATGAAAGATGACCGCTGTACTGTATGTCCCGGGAAGTGTCCTGCATCAGCTCATGTGAAGGAAGAACAATGCATTGACTGTGAGGGTGAGTGTTCAGATGAATCAAGGCATGTCAAAACCCCCTGGATCTATGTGGCCAAGACAAGGAGAGTTCAGAAGACCCTGGAAGATGTGAAGGACAAATATGAACAGAACAAAGCAGAAAGTGAGCAGAAGTTGCGCTTTTTGGaaactcttaaaaaaaacatggcagAACTTCAGCAAGAAAAAGATCAGTTGCTGGACGAGTCCTTTGAGCTTGTTGTCCAACTAGAGCAGGTCGCCCTGAATGTAAATTCAGTGTCCACTTATGTCCACATGGACTTCCTGATTGAGAAGATGAAGGAGAAaggagacatggagaaggagaaaaaaCTGGAAGAGATGAAAAGTCTAATGGATAAAGATAAAGTAATCATAGCAGCGCTGCGCTACAAAGTTTGA